tagtgcagaaaatggataatctgtcctcttagtttacagaaataaataaccgatcaaaaacaagtcctccccccccccccccccccccccccagaatatcaaatggtcgtccccttctGGTTTAAATTAGTGCTTtagttttcatacattttattgtcCTTGAATCATGTTTCTACAATTGCATATAGTTGTCCTTTTAACGAGCACCGAACACAGCGTTTAATTCAAGTAGTTTTGTCACCGAAGTGTAGTTTGCTACTCTTTCAAACGTCTATGGTTTCAACTTAAAAACTCATTTCATTTAGTCGGGGGAAAAATCTGActacaaaaacgaaaaaaaaacccacaattttctaaaagaaacaattttcaACTGTAATTTTAGTTCTAGGGTCATTCAACATCAAAGTTATaaagtttctttttgttttcacaAGTTTCTCCAGAAGCACTATACATTGCCATGTATCCTGCAACCCTTGTTTGGTCAATTGCTTTGTCTGAACTTTTGTTTGGACTATCAGACATCGAAATGTACACAGGGCTGTCAAGGTTTATAACAGCAGGTTTGATTGCCATGTATTTCATTGCATCCGGGTTAATTAACGCCTGATATCCAGAGTCTTCCAACGTTTTAGCCAGCCCTTGGTATATATCCTCCGATTTCATATCTTTGGTGCCTTTGACAATACCGTTTTGAATAGAAGGCTTCTTCACGGAGGTTTTGTTCACAGAttttgcaatatatattttcGAAATTTTACTGTTGTTTTCCCCCTTTTTGTCAAATGGGATTTCTTCGTAAAGGTTTTCAGAACCATCAAATGCTGTCTTCCCTGACCAGAATTTTTCTTTGTCTAAACGAGCAGTTATCTCCGCCTTTCGTCGTTTTCGGCCCTTGATGTACCCATctatcaaaattattattaaaatctgTACTATAAAGAAGACGCCGATGCCACTCCCAATAATGATGTATAGACGCGTTGACGTTTCTTCTCTTGGTTCGCTATGACCTACAAAAGACGTTATAAATGAATTAGTCCATCGACTTTTAGTTATAAAAAGATACTATCCTGCGTTCGGTCTATTGAGAATTGAATTGGGGAATATGTAAAAAAACCATCAATCTTACTAAAGAAAGAAGAAATCAGTCCGatggtcaccaatgggtcttcagcACAgagagaaaatcccgcacctgTATAACAGTTATGATCGTTCGGATTCGGGATGtgtcgttttaaaaaaatccttaactGTAAATTACAACATTGAATTATTTTCAGGTatgtgattaagattataacaaaatttgACTGCCTTTCCCCTactttgacattttaaactataaagtatgtttgttttgttagcATATTTTTGTCGATACATAATGGATTTTTTTCAGACTGtgatacaagtgaaaggtttaggtagctataaaaccaggatttatccatcatttttaaaataaggaaatgtctgGAATACAACAGTTCTtatcctttcgtttgatgtgtttgagcattTAATTTCACCATTCGCTAttggactttccattttgaaatttccccggagttcggtatttcttgttttttttcttctttttaaagtAATGATATGTACATCCACCCTGTTTATATATCCTTGAAGACAATATATCCTTACCTGACGACAAGACTCTCAGAAAACATACATAATTGCCATGACCCTGGAGACAAGATAACCTTACCCGATAACAATGCCTTTTGAAGACATGCACCTGTTTCCTTGTCACATACTGCACCAGTTAGACAATTGCAAGTAGAATTAAAGCCATCGCCAAAATAACCATCATCGCAATCTGAAAGAGTAAATATCACATTGAACAAAAACTAGAACGCAGCATATGCAAAGCTCAGTAcgataagaaaaataattaatgtttcTTACCTAATTTACACCATTTGCCTCGGAAACCAGTGTTGCAGACACATTCCCTTAAATAAGtcatattttttgcatttaacATTATATACTATGTTATGTGCTTACTGATTACTGATAGGTTAATTTTTTGATAAGGGCAACAATTATTTCCTATACCTTTCTGTAAGCCTCCCCAGCAAAGAGAGGTACATGTTCCCAAAGGTGACCACGACCACAGTTGTCAGAGGCAGTAAAGCAAAGAAATGCAAAAGAACAGTAACAGATACAAAAGTGCCATTATTATTACAATAACACACTgtcagttttgaaataattttgtattttgttgggttttttttctttcaataacTCCCTTATAGTCTTTCTGATATGGTTGGGTGTAGACAATTGAATAGTATTGCTTTATCAAGATTTAAGTACAATTTCATGATTAAAATGAACCATTCTCTTCAAATTAAAACTACTTCAATCTATATTGAATACCCCCGACACGGAAAAATCTAATTATTAATCGGTTCGATCAACCAAGCACTTTTTTCTGAGGTTCAGCTTCACAGGCACTTAGGAAATGAAACCCTACgtcttattaatttttatatacgatatatttgtaatgaatttttttaatatctgatCTTATTCCTCTTCATTTAAAGTATTTAGCTCAGACCAAAATAATTcacattaaaaacaatttttatccAGTGCTCTTCAtttctatttacaaaatgaGAGTAGAGGATATCACGGCGTAAACTGCTTCAAATGTAAGATTATGTTAAAAAGAATTGTTTTCATTGCTAAATGATAACTAAATGATAaggaaattattttatatatttgtaaaataaatggaaaaatgaatGTATCCATGAACAGTGCGCCTGTGATCAGAATGAGCTAATCAAATGATTGTGTCGTATCGTAGTGCTGTCATGTTATATTCAAACtgtttattttgcatcattttcTGTTATAGTGTGAATTGAACTattctttaaattattgcaaGTTAGTATACAAGCAGATGTTAACGCACCTGCATAGTCAATCACTGACAATCCCTTACCTATACTTAAAGGGTTTACCTACAGTCCGTTTAAAAAGGTTTTACGATATTTACcaacaaatataatacattatatagAGTTAAAATAGTCCTTGCAAATGACGGCTGAGAAAGAGTCTTTGGGTTTACTATAGAAGGTTAATAGAGCAATCACAAAGAATTGATCAATCATGTAGAATTTTCCCATTTCTCATTTCCCCTTAAAAAAGACTTCAACAGCACTTTAAACAATACTTGAACTCTACATTATATTCGAATTCGGAAAAGGTATATAAATTATATCCTTAAGCAAAATAGAAATATGTTAGAACAGCTTGCAACAACTATTACAATGACTTACTGGGACAATTAAAGGGTGAAATGTTAATGCACATGTCTAAAACTAGAATCGCCATGTAAAACGAGAAGCACTTTTGGTGAACTAAAACCTTCACATACTGTAACCTCCATGAAATGGAACTTGTTGTAGGGAACGACTTCACCGGGTAGACTGACTTATCTCCCCAAAGTGGTATTGGGAAACATCGTGAAACATAAAAAGATgatgatacaaataaatataatgagtTCTGATTTACATCCCTATATATAtgcttagatttaaaaaaataaataaaagaatagaCAACTATGGCTTTATAACAATATTAGAAATTTAAAGCTTAGATCACATCAATGtgttctttttattagaaaattcTTTTGATAACATTACAATCGTTTACCGAACTTTGATGATATAATTTCAAATCTATTGTGTTCTACCATTTTATCATTCGAAATTGCGGAGTTCTCATATACCCCCATTAACAAAAACATTcgattt
Above is a window of Mytilus trossulus isolate FHL-02 chromosome 4, PNRI_Mtr1.1.1.hap1, whole genome shotgun sequence DNA encoding:
- the LOC134714977 gene encoding multiple epidermal growth factor-like domains protein 10 isoform X2; amino-acid sequence: MTKFKILFCLFVSLPFSRACEQCSFSSWHTWSKCSESCGGGIKTRQRSVCCPPEILYDTCLNSLCKDKVTYNDTQQTAVCNDHCLEGGTYNEGCSCRAGWTGRCCGIPCGDKIHGVNCSQGCECAEGLKCEKNSGQCVLRESVVKAKDGRECQTCELRDWGSWGSCDQQCGGGMKIRYREVCCPEIIDYHTCTRETCRGKVNLSEIVSKGPCNLDCYNGGIYNETCQCKPGWSGRCCDTNCDDGYFGDGFNSTCNCLTGAVCDKETGACLQKALLSGHSEPREETSTRLYIIIGSGIGVFFIVQILIIILIDGYIKGRKRRKAEITARLDKEKFWSGKTAFDGSENLYEEIPFDKKGENNSKISKIYIAKSVNKTSVKKPSIQNGIVKGTKDMKSEDIYQGLAKTLEDSGYQALINPDAMKYMAIKPAVINLDSPVYISMSDSPNKSSDKAIDQTRVAGYMAMYSASGETCENKKKLYNFDVE